The genomic DNA GTAGGCCACGTCCGGCACGAAGTACGTGTAGGTGCCGTCCTTCTTGCGCATCACGCGGTCCTTGTCGTCGCCGTAGTCGGTCGTGCGCAGCCACAGGGCGTCGCCTTCCTCATAAGTATGGCCGTTGGCGACCAGCGCGGCGACAGCCGCTTCGACCTTGCCGTCCTTGTACAGCGACGATTCCAGGTAGTAGTTGTCGAACTTGACGCCGAACGCGCGCAGGTCAATGTCCTGCTCGTTGCGCAGGTAGGCCACGGCGAACGCACGGATCGATTCGAAGTCCTCGACGTCGCCGGAAGCCGTGGCGGGCACGCCGTCGCTGGCGGCCACGGTCTTCTTGGCCAGGAAGTCGTCCGCGATGTCCTGGATATAGTCGCCGTTGTAGGCCGATTCCGGCCATGCGGCGTCGCCCGGCTTGATGCCGCGCGCGCGCGCCTGCACCGAGGTGGCCAGCGTATGGATCTGCACGCCGGCGTCGTTGTAGTAGAACTCGCGCGTGACGTCGAAGCCCTGCGCCTCGAACAGCGCGGACAGCGCATCGCCCAGCGCGGCCTGGCGGCCGTGGCCCACGTGCAGCGGACCGGTCGGGTTGGCGGAGACGAATTCGATGATCACGTGCTGGCCCGTGCCCGCGTCGCTGCGGCCGAACGCCTCGCGCTGCGCCAGGATGGTGGACACCACGGCCTGCTTGGCCGCATCCGTCACGCGCAGGTTGATGAAGCCGGGGCCGGCGATCTCGGCCGACGCGATCACGTCCTTGCCGGCCGGGTTTTCCAGCAGCGCGGCGACGAGCTTCTGCGCCAGTTCGCGCGGGTTGGTCTTGAGCTGCTTGGCCAGCTGCATGGCGATGTTGCAGGCGACGTCGCCATGGGCGGCATCGCGCGGACGCTCCAGCACCACGTTGGGGGAGAGATCCGATCCGGCCAGGATCGGGGCGAGGGCGGCCTGGAACAGGTCGACGATCTGTTGTTTTTGTTGGGCGAGCATGAGCGTATGGGCGGCGGGGCCGCGCAATTGAAAGACTTTTTAAAGACCGGACATTATAGAACGGACATTATAGAGGCGGACATTCCAGAGCGGACATTATACAAGCTGCCGGCAGCCGCCGACCCGGGCGCCGCGGACGGGGCAGGGGCCTGCGCCGCGCGCTGATACAATCCCGCCTTTATTACCGCATCACGAAAGAATCACATGAACAAGCGTCCGACGCTGACCCTGAAGGCGAAGTCGGCCCCGGCCAAGAAGGCAAGCGCGCCGCGTCCGCCGCGCCCGGCAGGCAAGCCGACCCCGCCGCCGAAAGCGGCCGCCGCCGCGCCAGCCCAGCCGCCACGCAGCCCGGCCGCACCTGCCAGCGGCACGCCCTGGAACAAGGACGCCATCCGCCGGCACGCGCCGCGCGCCGGCAAGCCGGCCACCCCGCCGGCGCCGAAGATGGGCACGGCCCCCGCGCCGGACCCGTCCGGCCTGCGCGCCAGCCACCACCGCGACCTGAAGCCGGCGCTGCAGACGACCTACAAGGCCGAGCTGAAGCCCGATTCGCTGGCGTTCGCGCTGCTGGGCGCCGCCACCGCCGTCGTGCAGGTGCGCGGCGGCACCGCGCTGCCGCAAGCCCTGACGGGCGTGTTCGGCGCGCAGGAAGCCACGGCGCAGGGCCGCGGCGCGATCCAGGACATCGCCTACCGTGCCATGCGCCAGCTGGGCCGCAGCGATGCGCTGGTGGCCGCGATGGCGCCGAAGGCGCCGGAGCCGCTGGTGACGGCGCTGCTGGCCTGCGCGCTGCCGCTGATGCAGGCGGACGCCGCCGGCGTCACGCCGTACGAGGCGTTTACGGTCGTCGACCAGGCGGTCACGGCGGCCGGCTCGCATCCGGACACGGTGCGCGCCAAGGGCATGGTCAACGCACTGCTGCGCCGCTTCCTGCGCGAGCGCGACACGCTGCTGGCCGAGGTGGGCTTGCAGCCGGTGGCGCGATACAACTACCCGCAGTGGTGGATCGACGCGGCCATCACGGCCTATCCGCAGGAGTGGCAGCGCATCCTCGCCGCGGGCGACGCGGCGCCGCCGCTGACCCTGCGCGTGAACGCGCGCAAGGGCTCGGTGGACGATTACCTGGCCATGCTGGCCGAGGCCGGCATCGGCGCACGCCAGGTCGGTCCGTTTGCCGTGCGGCTGGACAAGCCGGTCGGCGTACATGCGATCCCGGGCTTCGATGCGGGCCTGGTCTCGGTGCAGGATGCCGGCGCCCAGCTGGCCGCGCCGCTGCTGGACCTGCAGGACGGCATGCGCGTGCTGGACGCCTGCGCGGCCCCGGGCGGGAAAACCTGCCACATGCTGGAGCTGGCCGACGTGCAAGTCACGGCGCTCGATGCCGACCCGCGCCGGCTGGCCCGGGTGGGCGAGAACCTTGAGCGGCTGGGCCTGTCGGCCACGCTGCAGGCGGCCGAGGCGCAGGCGCGCGGCTGGTGGGATGGCGCAGGCTTCGACCGCATCCTGGCCGACGTGCCGTGCACGGCCTCCGGCATCGTGCGACGGCATCCCGATATCCGCTGGCTGCGCCGCAAGGCCGACACGATCCAACTTGCAACACTTTCGGCCGAAATTCTCGACAATCTTTGGCAGATGCTGCGGCCCAATGGTAAATTGCTGTTCGTGACATGTTCGTTGTGGCCGCAGGAATCCGAGGCGCAGGCGGCCGCTTTCGCGGTGCGCAATCGCGCCACGCGACTCGATGCGCCCGGTCAGCTGCTGCCCGTGGGCGCGGCCGAACAGGATCACGATGGTTTGTTTTACGCACTGTTCCAGAAAGATGCGTGAAAGATCAGCCAGTTCCCGCCTGTTTGGCTCAACAACCACCGCAACTACCGATTGATAGCGCGCACGTGACCTTACGATTCGTCCGACTCCTGGCCTGCCAGCTGCTGCTGATGCTGGCCTGCGCGCTGCCGCAGGCGGCGCGCGCCGCCGAGGAGACCGTGGAGATCACCCGTGCGTACATCGAGGCGGCCGAAGAGGGCTACCGCCTGTCCTCCGCCTATTCGTTCGACCTGAGCCACGGCCTGGAAGACGCGCTGCAGTACGGCGTGCAGCTGTACTTCACCACCGAAATCTCGTTTACCCGGCCGCGCTGGTACTGGTTCGACGAGAAGGCCGTCACCAACAAGCGCACCCACCGCATTTGGTACGACGTGCTGACGCGCCAGTACCACGTCACCATCATCGGCAGCGTGTCGCAGAACTTCGAATCGCTCGAGGACGCGCTGTTCTTCATCCGCCGGCCCACGCGCTGGGTGGTGGCGCCGCGCGGCGCGCTGAAGGTGGGCGAGGTCTACAACGTCACC from Pseudoduganella armeniaca includes the following:
- the argS gene encoding arginine--tRNA ligase, translating into MLAQQKQQIVDLFQAALAPILAGSDLSPNVVLERPRDAAHGDVACNIAMQLAKQLKTNPRELAQKLVAALLENPAGKDVIASAEIAGPGFINLRVTDAAKQAVVSTILAQREAFGRSDAGTGQHVIIEFVSANPTGPLHVGHGRQAALGDALSALFEAQGFDVTREFYYNDAGVQIHTLATSVQARARGIKPGDAAWPESAYNGDYIQDIADDFLAKKTVAASDGVPATASGDVEDFESIRAFAVAYLRNEQDIDLRAFGVKFDNYYLESSLYKDGKVEAAVAALVANGHTYEEGDALWLRTTDYGDDKDRVMRKKDGTYTYFVPDVAYHIVKFQRGYTQAINVQGSDHHGTIARVRAGLQAVNMGIPQGYPDYVLHKMVTVMKDGAEVKISKRAGSYVTVRDLIEWSGGGDITKGRDAVRFFLISRKADTEFVFDVDVALKTSDENPVYYVQYAHARICRMLEQWGGDEATLAGVDLAPLQAPSEKTLLATLAQYPEVLARAQAELGPHQVAFYLRDLAAALHSFYFAERVLVDDEAVKLARLTLVVATRQVLRNGLALIGVSAPNQM
- the rsmB gene encoding 16S rRNA (cytosine(967)-C(5))-methyltransferase RsmB; protein product: MGTAPAPDPSGLRASHHRDLKPALQTTYKAELKPDSLAFALLGAATAVVQVRGGTALPQALTGVFGAQEATAQGRGAIQDIAYRAMRQLGRSDALVAAMAPKAPEPLVTALLACALPLMQADAAGVTPYEAFTVVDQAVTAAGSHPDTVRAKGMVNALLRRFLRERDTLLAEVGLQPVARYNYPQWWIDAAITAYPQEWQRILAAGDAAPPLTLRVNARKGSVDDYLAMLAEAGIGARQVGPFAVRLDKPVGVHAIPGFDAGLVSVQDAGAQLAAPLLDLQDGMRVLDACAAPGGKTCHMLELADVQVTALDADPRRLARVGENLERLGLSATLQAAEAQARGWWDGAGFDRILADVPCTASGIVRRHPDIRWLRRKADTIQLATLSAEILDNLWQMLRPNGKLLFVTCSLWPQESEAQAAAFAVRNRATRLDAPGQLLPVGAAEQDHDGLFYALFQKDA
- a CDS encoding DUF4390 domain-containing protein, with translation MTLRFVRLLACQLLLMLACALPQAARAAEETVEITRAYIEAAEEGYRLSSAYSFDLSHGLEDALQYGVQLYFTTEISFTRPRWYWFDEKAVTNKRTHRIWYDVLTRQYHVTIIGSVSQNFESLEDALFFIRRPTRWVVAPRGALKVGEVYNVTVSMGMDRNYLPKPIQVSAFNNREWTLASQKKTFQYKAE